From the genome of Rhizobium binae, one region includes:
- the lepB gene encoding signal peptidase I: MSEKVQTKPNALWENIKVIIQALILAMVIRTVLFQPFTIPSGSMMPTLLVGDYIFVNKFAYGYSKYSLPFSPDLFSGRLFGSDPKRGDIVVFRFPPNPEVDYIKRCIGLPGDHIQVTDGVLYVNGKPVPKVADGSFTSDYKLDPGEDVPVFRETLDNGKTYDTLDQSPVSRGDNTREFIVPEGHYFMMGDNRDNSLDSRFDVGFVPAENLVGRASVIFFSLGNDTSFREIWKWPTNMRWDRLFKVVE; encoded by the coding sequence GTGTCCGAAAAAGTCCAAACCAAGCCGAACGCCCTCTGGGAAAATATCAAGGTCATCATTCAGGCGCTGATTTTGGCGATGGTGATCCGAACCGTGCTGTTCCAGCCCTTTACCATCCCGTCCGGCTCGATGATGCCGACGCTGCTCGTCGGCGACTACATCTTCGTCAATAAGTTCGCTTACGGCTATTCGAAATATTCGCTGCCCTTCTCGCCCGACCTCTTCAGCGGTCGCCTGTTCGGTTCCGATCCGAAGCGTGGCGACATCGTCGTTTTCCGCTTCCCGCCCAATCCCGAAGTCGATTACATCAAGCGCTGCATCGGTCTGCCCGGCGACCACATCCAGGTCACCGACGGCGTGCTCTACGTCAACGGCAAGCCGGTTCCGAAGGTTGCCGACGGCAGCTTCACCTCGGATTACAAGCTCGATCCGGGTGAGGACGTGCCCGTGTTCCGCGAGACGCTGGACAATGGCAAGACCTACGACACGCTCGATCAGTCTCCGGTCTCGCGCGGCGACAACACCCGTGAATTCATCGTGCCGGAAGGCCATTATTTCATGATGGGCGACAACCGCGACAATTCGCTCGACAGCCGCTTCGATGTCGGCTTCGTGCCGGCTGAAAATCTCGTCGGCCGCGCCAGCGTCATCTTCTTCTCGCTCGGTAACGACACGTCGTTCCGCGAAATCTGGAAGTGGCCGACCAATATGCGCTGGGACCGTCTCTTCAAGGTTGTTGAATGA
- the rnc gene encoding ribonuclease III has protein sequence MSKAQTLSAADRAKLESLIGHDFAEKERLDRALTHASARTEKSGNYERLEFLGDRILGLCIAELLFRTFGTAGEGELSVRLNQLVSAETCAAVADELNLHLYIRTGADVKKLTGKRMMNVRADVVESLIAAIYLDGGLEVARRFILRYWQGRAVRADGAKRDAKTELQEWSHAKFGVTPIYRVDERSGPDHDPRFRVTVEVAGIKPETGVERSKRAAEQVAATKMLEREGIWQQSPAGN, from the coding sequence ATGAGCAAGGCGCAGACGCTTTCTGCGGCCGACCGCGCAAAGCTTGAAAGCCTGATCGGTCACGACTTCGCCGAAAAGGAACGCCTGGATCGCGCGCTGACGCATGCCAGCGCTCGGACGGAAAAGAGCGGCAATTACGAACGGCTTGAATTTCTCGGCGACAGGATCCTCGGGCTCTGCATCGCCGAACTCTTGTTCCGCACCTTCGGCACGGCGGGGGAAGGCGAGCTCTCTGTTCGTCTGAACCAGCTCGTCAGCGCCGAAACCTGCGCTGCGGTCGCCGACGAACTCAACCTTCACCTCTATATCCGCACCGGCGCCGATGTGAAGAAACTGACCGGCAAACGCATGATGAACGTCCGCGCCGATGTCGTCGAAAGCCTGATCGCCGCGATCTATCTCGACGGTGGCCTCGAGGTCGCGCGCCGCTTCATCCTGCGTTATTGGCAGGGCAGGGCGGTCAGGGCCGATGGCGCCAAGCGCGATGCCAAGACCGAGTTGCAGGAATGGTCACACGCGAAGTTCGGCGTCACGCCGATCTACCGGGTTGATGAACGCAGCGGACCGGATCATGATCCGCGTTTCAGGGTGACGGTGGAAGTTGCTGGCATAAAGCCGGAAACCGGCGTAGAGCGGTCGAAGCGCGCCGCCGAACAGGTTGCGGCGACCAAGATGCTCGAGCGCGAAGGCATTTGGCAGCAATCGCCTGCCGGAAACTGA
- the acpS gene encoding holo-ACP synthase → MIIGIGSDLIDIRRVEKSIERFGERFTHRCFTEIERARSDRRANRAESYAKRFAAKEACSKALGTGLAQGVFWKDMGVVNLPSGKPTMVLSGGAAVILESMLPAGHRAAIHLTITDDYPLAQAFVIIEALPESLGS, encoded by the coding sequence ATGATCATCGGCATTGGCAGCGATCTGATCGACATACGCCGTGTCGAAAAATCAATCGAGCGCTTCGGTGAGCGCTTCACCCATCGCTGTTTCACCGAGATCGAGCGCGCCCGTTCCGACCGCCGGGCAAATCGTGCCGAATCCTACGCCAAGCGTTTCGCCGCCAAGGAAGCCTGTTCCAAGGCGCTCGGCACGGGCCTAGCCCAGGGTGTCTTCTGGAAGGACATGGGCGTCGTCAACCTGCCGAGCGGCAAGCCGACCATGGTTCTGTCAGGTGGTGCCGCCGTGATCCTCGAATCGATGCTGCCCGCCGGCCACAGGGCCGCCATTCATTTGACAATAACCGATGATTATCCCTTGGCGCAGGCCTTCGTTATCATCGAGGCGTTGCCCGAGAGCCTCGGATCGTGA